From the genome of Halobacteriovorax marinus SJ:
TTTAAAGTTGGCCGACTTTGAAGTCAGTAAGTCAGAATTAGGGGCCCTTTTTAGGAATGAAGACCACCCTAAGTATATGGATTGTGGTGACCAACTGCTTAGAAACTTTCTAAATGGACTCATTATAAAGATGCGTGGTCCTCGTCCACCAAAGAGTAAGTAGGGCGAAACTAGCGGCCATAATAGGCCTTTCTTGCCCCTATACACTATTTCAATTCAATTAAATTAAAACTTCTCATAAGGCTCCGAAGAGCCTTTTATGAGAGAAACTAAGAAATTAAAATTTATTTTATTGGCAGTCGCATTACTATCTTTTTCTTGTGTAAAGGAAGATGATACGTGCGGTAATAAGAACTCTGAGACAAAGATTACTAAGTCATCAAATAACTCTTCGCTAGAAGCAGATGAGAAATGTGATGATGATAGCGGAACTCCTGATGATGGAGATAACGATACTGTAACTCCACCTCCATCAAGTGGCGATCCAGATGAGACTGATGAGGCATCTCTAAATAGACCTTGGGAGAGAGAAGACACTTCCATTGTAATTGATGCTTATGAAGGAAATGGTATTGATTGGAATAAAATGGCCACTGACACAAAGGTTATTGGTGTTATTCACAGATCAAGTATTGGCGCTAGAATTGATAAGAAATACTTTGAAAGAAAGAAGATCGCTCTAGAGAGGGGATATCTTTGGGGAGCTTATCACCTTGGAAGAAGAGGGAATACTAAGGCCCAAGCAGATCTCTTTCTCGATTTGATTGGAGAAGATGAAGATACTCTAATGATTTTAGATTTAGAGGATACAGCTTCAAGTAGTTTCATGAGTATTGAAGAGGCCATCGTATTTATGGAATACGTATACGAGAAGACTGGTAAAATTCCAACTGTCTATGCCAATCATACGACGACTAAGAAGTTAAACTCTTTGGTAAAAGATAATCCAATTTTTCAACAGTCAAAGCTTTGGTATGCGAGATTTAAGTCTCATGTCACGGACTATCCGGGATCATTGTGGAAGAATTACTTTCTTTGGCAATTCTCAAGTGAGATCAATTGTTCAAGAACTGGAACATGTCTCTACAATGTACCAGGAACTGAATACGATATGGACGTAAATGTCTTCAATGGTCCTCCAGGTGAGTTAACTGCGAGATGGAATAACGACTAATTATTCTTAATTTAAACCGAATTATAACCCTAAATAAAACGATTATTTAGGGTTTTCTTTTTATAGTACATTCTCATTATTGAGGTCTATGTGCTAAGTGAAATCTGTCTAGAGCTAGAGAATAAAGGGTGGTCCATTGTTGATCACTTTCTAACTGATTCTGAATGTCATCAATTGATGGAACATCTCTTGGTTAAAGAGAACGAGGACTCATTTAGAAGTGCTGGTGTTAGCCGTCATTTAAATAAGCAAGTAAATTCAAGTATAAGAGACTCAAAGATCTTTTGGATTAATAATTTCGAAGAAAATTCTGCGCTACAATGCTACAAGGCGAAGGTCTCAGATCTAATGATTGAACTCAATCAATACTTCTTTCTTTCAATGAAGCGATTTGAATCTCAATTCGCTATTTATGAGAGAGGAGGATTCTATAAAAAACATGTTGATCAACATCCAGAAACTCGTCATAGGCAAGTGAGTTGTGTTCTCTACCTTGAAGATTGTAAAGAAGGTGGAGAATTGGTTATTTATAATAAGTCGAATAGACTTGAAGTCGATAAGTGCGTGACTCCAAGAAGAGGGAGAATGGTTGTGTTTTTCTCTTCTGGTATTTTTCATGAAGTTCTTCGTGCCTGTGAAAAGAGGTTTTCTCTTACTAGTTGGCTTCGAGATGATGAACAACTTCCTTTTACGATTTGAAACAAATTGAAAAGAGATTTGGAACAAGTGGAATATAATATTAAATTATATCGTCCTAAAAATTAGTACAATTACTTAATGAAATTGATCTTCTTACTTTTTATTTCTCTACTTCTAAACTCTTGTGGAGATGATGATAGTCCTGCCGTTGCAAGTGGCTCTTCTCCGTCTACTGATCCTGTGACAATAATCTTAGATAGCGGTGCTTATAAGTACTCCGATCAAAGTGTCGATCGTGCGTGTAGTGATTATTATACTAAAACAAATGTTGATGGAAATTATTGGATAGATCCAAATGGAGGGAGTAGTAGTGATGCGTTCATCGCCTCTTGTGATATGAGCGGAGGTGGGTACACCGTTTTTGAAAAGAGCTTTAACTATACGAGTGCCACAGATCAAACAATAGAATTCTTTAACGCTAGCGAGATAACTCAACTTAACTCCATAAGAAATATTTCCTCTGAAATTGAAGTCACTTCCGATTTGGCCATTACCTTTGAGACAGATTCTACTGCTGGTGGATGTGGAGGCTCTCCCGTGATTGGCGCTTCTCAAATGGGGGCAACGACTCTTAGTTTAACTGATCTTTCTGATAATACTGAGACGACTAGGGAATTTAAGGGAAGTAGTGATTGGGAAGAGATGAATTTTAATAATTCAACCAATGAATTTAGCTATAGTTTTACCTCTGACTGTGGAGCTTCTACTGGTTTTGGTGTGAATGAGAAGATGATCTTTAGAAGTATTCTCCTGCGCACTATTTCACCTAGAGGCTTCTCCAACTTAAGTGGAACTTTCTATAAAATAAAATTGAAATAATTTTTGCTTCGCATATACCAATTGGAATAAGAAAGATTATTCACTCAAAACTCTTCTTGCTAGTATTAAATGCTAAGGAGAGCTCTATGAAAATATTAATCACATTTTTTATTGTTTTTTCAACTTACTCTATGGAGTGTGTAAGCCATTCTTTAAAAGAGATTGGTTTCTCATTTGCCACTAAGAAAGAGTTCTCGGTTATTGAAAGTGATCTGGACAAGTGGATTAAAGAGAATCAAGATGATTTTATCTTAGATTATCAATCGAGAATGTTCTCTAGCGTACATAAGAAATTTGTCTCAGTACTCTCTTTGGATAATATTCAAACTAGTGAAGAAGAAATGTTTGGAGACCTGATTCTTATAAGGGACCTTGCTTCTGGTGATCTACTTGAGGCGAGATGGTATAAGTACGGACTTAAAATTATTGCTTTTGATAGAAAGAAGGCGAATTGCCCTGTGGCAGTAGTACCAATAGCGGTTAATACACTGTTTTAAACTAATTTTCCCTATACTATTTATTTAAATTTCCGATATCATATTAGAAAGTAATTCGAATTAGGAAGTTTAATGGACCAAGAGCTTTTAAAGAAGATGGTATGGGAAAATGATTTTCAGTCTCTCTGTGATTGTATAGAGAGAACCATGGAAAATATTGAAACAATACTTCTCTGGCAAGCTAACTCTAAAAATCCTCGTCTTAAACACGAAGCCTTCATTCAAAAATTTTCTGCTGATAAAGGTGTACTTCAATTGATTGAAGTGGATCAAAAGGCGTTTGATTTCAAAGAGGATGAAGATATTTATATCCGATTCAATGATCGCTCGCTTTTATTTAAGGCCAATATTCGAAAAATGAGCAACTCTAAGATTCAAGTCTTGGTTCCAAAGAAGTTTAGAATAATTGAAAATAGAGATAACTCTAGAAACCTTCTGATAGAGCAAGATATCAAAGTAAAAGTTGAATTGGATATGAATAATAGATCTAGAGCAAACTCATTTGACTTCAGTGTCTTTGATTTAAATACAGATGGAATTGCTGTGGTGATGAGTGTTTCAAAAGTAAATAACTTCAAAAGAGATCAAATTATTTACTTAACTAGTTTCGGGGAAGTCACATTGGATACCCCTGTAAGATGTAAAATTGCTCACATCTCTAAGGTTGATAGGCGTGCAGAGCTTGTAACGAGTAGAGAGTATAAAATGGGGATGAAGTTCCTTGATGATATCCCTTTCTTTATGAATAGTTACGACGCCTAAAATTTCAAGTGACGATTACTAAAATCATTAGTAGAAATAGATTATGTTTCTAGTTCCATTTGTTGTTGCATTTATTTGTCTTCTCTTGTTCTTTATCTATATGAACTACTCTTTAGTGTATAAGAGAACTCGCTATATTAAGAAGATGAGAGGGGAGAGAGAGAATTGGAGAGTGCTTCTATCTAAAGACTTTTCATACCTCTCTAATCTCACTGCTGAACAACTTTCTCTACTCTTAGATAAGATGGCCATCTTCTACTGTGAGAAAGATTGGAGAGAACAAGTGTCAAAAGATCAAAGAGTACTTATTTGTGCTTTGGCCTGTCTTCCTCTTATTAATCGAAATACAAATTTCTATCCAAGTGTGCGCTCAGATTTCGAAGACTTCTCACTCTCAGATTGGGTGAAATTAAATAAGCTACAATTTGAAAAAGAAGTTGGAAAATTGGCCCTCAAAGAATT
Proteins encoded in this window:
- a CDS encoding glycoside hydrolase family 25 protein, encoding MRETKKLKFILLAVALLSFSCVKEDDTCGNKNSETKITKSSNNSSLEADEKCDDDSGTPDDGDNDTVTPPPSSGDPDETDEASLNRPWEREDTSIVIDAYEGNGIDWNKMATDTKVIGVIHRSSIGARIDKKYFERKKIALERGYLWGAYHLGRRGNTKAQADLFLDLIGEDEDTLMILDLEDTASSSFMSIEEAIVFMEYVYEKTGKIPTVYANHTTTKKLNSLVKDNPIFQQSKLWYARFKSHVTDYPGSLWKNYFLWQFSSEINCSRTGTCLYNVPGTEYDMDVNVFNGPPGELTARWNND
- a CDS encoding zinc-dependent peptidase: MFLVPFVVAFICLLLFFIYMNYSLVYKRTRYIKKMRGERENWRVLLSKDFSYLSNLTAEQLSLLLDKMAIFYCEKDWREQVSKDQRVLICALACLPLINRNTNFYPSVRSDFEDFSLSDWVKLNKLQFEKEVGKLALKELKGQFVELSLLYLESPRRMKESDPKSFKILNHYYRFSV
- a CDS encoding 2OG-Fe(II) oxygenase — protein: MLSEICLELENKGWSIVDHFLTDSECHQLMEHLLVKENEDSFRSAGVSRHLNKQVNSSIRDSKIFWINNFEENSALQCYKAKVSDLMIELNQYFFLSMKRFESQFAIYERGGFYKKHVDQHPETRHRQVSCVLYLEDCKEGGELVIYNKSNRLEVDKCVTPRRGRMVVFFSSGIFHEVLRACEKRFSLTSWLRDDEQLPFTI
- a CDS encoding DUF1456 family protein, giving the protein MALTNNDILKKLRIALSYRDDDIIEVLKLADFEVSKSELGALFRNEDHPKYMDCGDQLLRNFLNGLIIKMRGPRPPKSK